In Kogia breviceps isolate mKogBre1 chromosome 7, mKogBre1 haplotype 1, whole genome shotgun sequence, a single window of DNA contains:
- the MYOD1 gene encoding myoblast determination protein 1 isoform X2 has protein sequence MELLSPPIRDVDLTGPDGSLCNFATADDFYDDPCFDSPDLRFFEDLDPRLVHVGALLKPEEHSHFPAAAHPVPGAREDEHVRAPSGHHQAGRCLLWACKACKRKTTNADRRKAATMRERRRLSKVNEAFETLKRCTSSNPNQRLPKVEILRNAIRYIEGLQALLRDQDAAPPGAAAAFYAPGPLPPGRGGEHYSGDSDASSPRSNCSDGMMDYSGPPSGARRRNCYEGTYYSEAPNDARSHAG, from the exons ATGGAGCTGCTTTCGCCTCCGATCCGCGACGTAGACTTGACGGGGCCCGACGGCTCTCTCTGCAACTTTGCAACAGCGGACGACTTCTATGATGACCCGTGTTTCGACTCCCCGGACCTGCGCTTCTTCGAGGACCTGGATCCGCGCCTCGTGCACGTGGGCGCGCTCCTGAAGCCCGAGGAACACTCGCACTTCCCTGCGGCAGCGCACCCGGTGCCGGGCGCGCGCGAGGATGAGCATGTGCGCGCGCCCAGTGGGCACCACCAGGCGGGCCGCTGCCTACTGTGGGCCTGCAAGGCGTGCAAACGCAAGACCACTAACGCGGACCGCCGCAAGGCCGCTACCATGCGCGAGCGGCGCCGCCTGAGCAAAGTCAACGAGGCCTTCGAGACGCTCAAGCGCTGCACGTCTAGCAACCCAAACCAGCGGCTGCCCAAGGTGGAGATCCTGCGCAACGCCATCCGCTACATCGAAGGTCTGCAGGCGCTGCTTCGCGACCAGGACGCCGCGCCCCCTGGTGCTGCCGCTGCCTTTTACGCGCCTGGCCCTTTGCCCCCAGGCCGCGGCGGCGAGCACTACAGCGGCGACTCGGACGCGTCCAGTCCGCGCTCCAATTGCTCCGACGGCATG ATGGACTACAGCGGCCCCCCGAGCGGTGCCCGGCGGCGGAACTGCTACGAAGGCACCTACTACAGCGAGGCGCCCAACG atgccAGGTCCCATGCTGGGTGA
- the MYOD1 gene encoding myoblast determination protein 1 isoform X1 encodes MELLSPPIRDVDLTGPDGSLCNFATADDFYDDPCFDSPDLRFFEDLDPRLVHVGALLKPEEHSHFPAAAHPVPGAREDEHVRAPSGHHQAGRCLLWACKACKRKTTNADRRKAATMRERRRLSKVNEAFETLKRCTSSNPNQRLPKVEILRNAIRYIEGLQALLRDQDAAPPGAAAAFYAPGPLPPGRGGEHYSGDSDASSPRSNCSDGMMDYSGPPSGARRRNCYEGTYYSEAPNEPRPGKSAAVSSLDCLSSIVERISTESPAAPALLLADAPPASSPGPQEAAAGSEVERGSPTPSPDAVPQCPAGANPNPIYQVL; translated from the exons ATGGAGCTGCTTTCGCCTCCGATCCGCGACGTAGACTTGACGGGGCCCGACGGCTCTCTCTGCAACTTTGCAACAGCGGACGACTTCTATGATGACCCGTGTTTCGACTCCCCGGACCTGCGCTTCTTCGAGGACCTGGATCCGCGCCTCGTGCACGTGGGCGCGCTCCTGAAGCCCGAGGAACACTCGCACTTCCCTGCGGCAGCGCACCCGGTGCCGGGCGCGCGCGAGGATGAGCATGTGCGCGCGCCCAGTGGGCACCACCAGGCGGGCCGCTGCCTACTGTGGGCCTGCAAGGCGTGCAAACGCAAGACCACTAACGCGGACCGCCGCAAGGCCGCTACCATGCGCGAGCGGCGCCGCCTGAGCAAAGTCAACGAGGCCTTCGAGACGCTCAAGCGCTGCACGTCTAGCAACCCAAACCAGCGGCTGCCCAAGGTGGAGATCCTGCGCAACGCCATCCGCTACATCGAAGGTCTGCAGGCGCTGCTTCGCGACCAGGACGCCGCGCCCCCTGGTGCTGCCGCTGCCTTTTACGCGCCTGGCCCTTTGCCCCCAGGCCGCGGCGGCGAGCACTACAGCGGCGACTCGGACGCGTCCAGTCCGCGCTCCAATTGCTCCGACGGCATG ATGGACTACAGCGGCCCCCCGAGCGGTGCCCGGCGGCGGAACTGCTACGAAGGCACCTACTACAGCGAGGCGCCCAACG AACCCCGGCCCGGGAAGAGTGCTGCGGTGTCGAGCCTCGACTGCCTGTCCAGCATCGTGGAGCGCATCTCCACCGAGAGCCCCGCCGCGCCCGCTCTTCTGCTGGCCGACGCGCCGCCGGCGTCGTCTCCAGGCCCGCAAGAGGCGGCCGCCGGGAGCGAGGTCGAGCGCGGcagccccaccccttcccccgaCGCCGTCCCTCAGTGCCCAGCGGGCGCGAACCCCAACCCGATCTACCAGGTGCTCTGA